In Osmerus mordax isolate fOsmMor3 chromosome 23, fOsmMor3.pri, whole genome shotgun sequence, one DNA window encodes the following:
- the LOC136967737 gene encoding protein mono-ADP-ribosyltransferase PARP14-like, which produces MDVNKYPVFFEVHNLDIDQKDRIEKYFQIRRRSGGGDCGPVEKVRDNIYKIAFQKQKDQQTVLQKRDHVVEIQGGPLTLIMLGSHEPALEASLSTAPSNTPKQRGSSFHEALSPPGGDKHTVQLNTYLQQYLREIPRAQRHLQQQLSSLGCTLQLPLVDGQPVVVVKCSGQAEAEGNEGGDGLEGWRREVDRLFEEDYLHHFEVEPLKIQKLLLVSICQDDEAGVKVYSETGQGFVVVVGETSQVQARLSDLEVTTQLEGQGFRVNPEKTSTICRLGEAKLRLLGEGLEQEVSRAAPGVGVTRKSPGELAIEGSPSEVLKARDTVSKMESQVEERVLEMPSLLMAFLRERYSGPRALEGFMGWGRQVEAQLGNTELHLLSLSSDKLAEAEKALRLEFTEEKIDVPSCSSTPRELRSTLEAKVRRSAGKVSVWFGSGSQVHLLGHAEQVRELREEIGEFLIDRAISVERIAVPCQEIADHFLELLERLDLQDPEVEVLPDVVSTSSDLPSVVLQGPSKQVAQLLSRLHPALISLVRESITIDQPGALRYFQGQGKEYLQVVGRAERCVILLEGQGSFPGVTPSAASFPSPTRSRLENVPTARYPLPGGLLVEVRQGDITKERADALVNAANEDLDHGGGVAAALSRAGGPEVQRASTALVRQVGKLFAGAVVETVAGDLPCKMLLHAVGPVEGRVGGKERVLLEKTARAALDLAAAMDLQTLAMPCISSGIFGVPVGVCAEAIVTAVKGFSGEQHGMTKVTLIDVSAEAVRAMQEACDRLLGQRETGAEREREREREKGRERESGLDTLPGPSPSPQDIQGRGAPLAVAAAPPPARGAAEAWVTVKIIQGSIETQQMDALVCPMLGSDPLSSRVGNALSEAVGPGLKAAFSREAVGPTGLGDKVLVEGLSGLKSGRVFFISCAPWDNNPEGPAAQALKQGIRRVLSLCENRGFGSIAFPVLGTGMVLKFPHIIAARVLLQEIQGHQQTRTSKTPFLIRIVVHPNDTEAFKAFTTAQGALRLRGVTIEAPLNQTPPTPTSATPALTSVSDVTVMVEGVKFQLISGDITTEYTDVIVNTTDFSLQNQTGVSKAILTAAGPSVQAELAQAGKPADHMCSTRPGLLPCKEIVHASFWCEAPKISKTCGKILKLCERKGYRSVSFPAVNTGAGGIDSVTVCRAMMDGLVYAVRKLTPKTLCLIRVVILQDNIFQAFRSELASRPPETVVLPLTLKEKAHLVLKKTMKLGSLSSPPSSSSSSSSPSAPSGLSVSPWKPPPAVLVVLGPESQAVTRARKELEAILMKQLERKEVEGKDLRILEEPELRAFQESVRAQAVSLELGQGRPAAARPRSGSGGGDNINYVLRGLGEDVLSVYNLLQRGLSGALRRDLDERNEALVAFMVQWSLQGPGDVWNELGLNGNYLLEQAHLEGLLEVEVFGLNREVLSVNLRTNLATDCLTGRVYKMKREESKTLPQHWDPMAEKEVLKKVELSSGSQEYKTVAQGFLKNAGNFTIRKIERVQNVFLWQAYSVCEKRIKAKNGESAVGEKMLYHGTKKDSCAPIEMSGFNRSYAHITAFGVGTYFAVKASYSANDRYSPPHDGVKRMYVARVLTGRYTLGNGTMKVTPPRGSDPTDRYDSLVDIQQTPSMFVIFHDDQAYPEYLITFS; this is translated from the exons ATGGATGTGAACAAATACCCAGTTTTCTTCGAGGTACACAACCTTGACATAGATCAGAAGGATAGGATCGAGAAATATTTTCAAATTCGAAGGCGATCAGGTGGAGGAGACTGTGGACCAGTGGAGAAAGTTCGAGACAACATTTACAAGATCGCGTTCCAGAAACAAAAAG ACCAGCAGACGGTGCTGCAGAAACGGGATCATGTTGTGGAGATCCAAGGAGGTCCTCTCACCCTCATCATGCTTGGGAGTCACGAGCCAGCGTTGGAGGCTTCTCTCAGCACTGCCCCAAGCAACACCCCCAAACAAAGG GGCAGCTCCTTCCATGAGGCACTTTCGCCACCTGGTGGTGACAAGCACACAGTGCAGCTGAATACCTACTTGCAGCAGTACCTGAGGGAGATCCCCAGAGCTCAGAGgcacctccagcagcagctgtcCTCCCTGGGCTgcaccctccagctccccctggtGGACGGACAACCAGTGGTGGTGGTCAAGTGTTCAGGCCAGGCTGAGGCCGAGGGAaatgagggtggggatgggctggaggggtggaggagggaggtggacaggCTGTTTGAGGAGGACTACTTACACCACTTTGAGGTGGAACCGTTGAAGATCCAGAAACTACTCCTTGTGAGCATATGCCAGGATGACGAGGCAGGGGTCAAGGTGTACAGTGAGACGGGTCAGGgctttgtggtggtggtgggcgaGACCTCCCAGGTCCAGGCCCGGCTTAGTGACCTGGAGGTCACCACGCAGTTAGAAGGTCAGGGGTTCAGGGTCAACCCGGAGAAGACCAGCACCATCTGTCGGCTGGGTGAGGCCAAGCTCCGcctcctgggggaggggctagaacaggaagtgagccGAGCCGCTCCCGGTGTGGGAGTGACTCGGAAGAGTCCGGGTGAGCTCGCTATAGAAGGCTCGCCCTCCGAGGTTCTGAAGGCGAGAGACACGGTCTCCAAGATGGAGTCCCAGGTTGAGGAGAGGGTCCTGGAGatgccctcccttctcatggCCTTCCTGAGGGAGAGGTACAGCGGCCCGAGGGCGCTGGAGGGCTTCATGGGCTGGGGGCGTCAGGTGGAGGCGCAGCTAGGCAACACGGAGCTCCAcctgctgtccctctcctcGGACAAACTCGCGGAGGCCGAGAAGGCCCTCCGCCTCGAGTTCACCGAGGAGAAGATCGACGTGCCCAGCTGCTCCTCGACCCCGCGGGAGCTGAGGTCCACGCTCGAGGCCAAGGTGAGACGATCTGCTGGTAAGGTGTCGGTCTGGTTCGGTTCAGGATCCCAGGTCCATCTCCTGGGCCACGCCGAGCAGGTCCGGGAGCTGAGAGAGGAGATCGGCGAGTTTCTGATCGATCGAGCCATTTCGGTGGAGAGGATCGCGGTGCCCTGTCAGGAGATAGCGGACCActtcctggagctgctggagagGCTGGACCTGCAGGACCCAGAGGTggaagtcctccctgacgtggtCTCCACATCCTCCGACCTTCCCTCCGTGGTCCTCCAAGGACCCTCCAAGCAAGTGGCCCAGCTCCTCAGCCGGCTCCACCCAGCTTTGATATCCCTGGTCAGGGAGAGCATCACCATCGACCAGCCTGGGGCCCTACGCTACTTCCAGGGCCAGGGTAAGGAGTACCTTCAGGTGGTCGGCCGTGCCGAGCGCTGTGTCATCCTGCTGGAGGGACAAGGAAGCTTCCCCGGCGTCACTCCCAGCGCCGCCTCGTTTCCCAGTCCGACCAGGTCGCGGCTCGAGAACGTCCCGACCGCGAGATACCCCCTCCCGGGCGGCctcctggtggaggtccgtcaGGGCGACATCACCAAGGAGCGGGCGGACGCGCTCGTCAACGCCGCCAACGAGGACCTGGATCACGGCGGGGGCGTGGCGGCGGCGCTGAGCCGGGCGGGCGGCCCCGAGGTCCAGCGGGCGAGCACCGCCCTGGTGCGGCAGGTGGGGAAGTTGTTCGCGGGGGCGGTGGTGGAGACGGTGGCGGGAGACCTGCCCTGTAAGATGCTGCTGCACGCCGTGGGGCCGGTAGAGGGCCGAGTCGGGGGCAAGGAGAGGGTCTTGCTGGAGAAGACGGCGAGGGCCGCCCTGGATCTGGCGGCGGCCATGGACCTCCAGACCCTGGCCATGCCCTGCATCAGCTCTGGGATCTTCGGGGTGCCCGTCGGGGTATGTGCGGAGGCCATCGTCACGGCGGTGAAAGGGTTCAGCGGGGAACAGCACGGCATGACCAAGGTGACCCTGATAGATGTTAGTGCAGAGGCGGTGAGGGCCATGCAGGAGGCCTGTGATAGGCTACTGGGACAGAGGGAGACgggggcggagagggagagagagagggagagagagaagggcagagagagggagtctgggcTGGATACTTTGCCCGGCCCAAGCCCCTCTCCCCAGGACatccaggggagaggggctccCCTGGCTGTAGCTgcagctccacccccagccAGAGGAGCAGCAGAAGCCTGGGTCACGGTGAAGATCATCCAGGGAAGCATTGAGACACAGCAG ATGGATGCCCTGGTGTGCCCCATGCTGGGTAGCGACCCCCTGTCCTCCCGGGTGGGGAATGCCCTGTCTGAGGCCGTGGGGCCGGGCCTGAAGGCTGCCTTCTccagggaggctgtggggccCACAGGCCTCGGGGACAAGGTCCTGGTTGAGGGTCTGTCTGGACTCAAGTCTGGTCGGGTGTTTTTCATCAGCTGTGCCCCGTGGGACAACAACCCTGAAGGACCAGCTGCAcag GCTCTGAAGCAGGGCATTCGCAGGGTTCTGTCCTTGTGTGAGAACCGAGGCTTCGGTTCCATTGCCTTCCCTGTGCTCGGAACCGGTATGGTTCTGAAGTTCCCCCACATCATTGCAGCCAGGGTGCTGTTGCAGGAGATACAGGGACACCAGCAGACCCGAACCAGCAAAACTCCCTTCTTGATTCGTATTGTCGTCCATCCCAACGACACGGAGGCTTTCAAG GCTTTCACGACTGCCCAGGGTGCATTGCGTCTCAGAGGGGTCACTATAGAAGCTCCACTAAACCAAA cccctcccactcCTACTTCAGCCACCCCTGCCTTGACCTCAGTCAGTGATGTCACGGTCATGGTGGAAGGAGTCAAGTTCCAGCTGATCTCTGGTGACATCACAACCGAGTACACTGACGTCATCGTCAACACAACAGACTTCTCTCTGCAAAACCAAACAG GTGTCTCCAAAGCCATCCTAACAGCTGCTGGACCTTCTGTCCAGGCCGAGTTGGCAcaag ctgGGAAGCCTGCAGACCACATGTGCTCCACACGGCCTGGTCTCCTGCCCTGCAAGGAGATCGTCCACGCCAGCTTCTGGTGTGAGGCTCCGAAGATCAGTAAGACCTGTGGGAAGATCCTGAAGCTTTGCGAGAGGAAGGGCTACCGGTCTGTGTCCTTCCCAGCAGTCAACACGG GTGCTGGTGGGATCGACTCTGTCACCGTGTGCAGAGCCATGATGGATGGCCTGGTCTACGCAGTCAGGAAGCTGACCCCTAAGACGCTCTGCCTCATCCGAGTGGTCATCCTGCAGGACAACATCTTCCAGGCTTTCAG aTCTGAGCTTGCGTCTCGTCCTCCGGAAACTGTTGTTCTACCCCTCACCCTTAAAG aGAAAGCCCACCTGGTGCTCAAAAAGACCATGAAGCTGGGCTCGttgtcttcccctccctcctcctcctcctcctccagctccccctcggCCCCCTCGGGCCTCTCCGTGTCCCCCTGGAAGCCCCCCCCAGCGGTGCTGGTGGTCCTGGGGCCAGAGTCTCAGGCCGTGACCCGGGCCAGGAAAGAGCTGGAGGCCATTCTGATGAAGCAGCTCGAacggaaggaggtggaggggaaggacCTGCGGATCCTGGAAGAGCCGGAGCTCCGGGCCTTCCAGGAGTCAGTCCGGGCCCAGGCGGTGAGCCTGGAGCTGGGGCAGGGCAGGCCGGCGGCGGCCAGGCCGCGGTCCGGGTCTGGAGGTGGCGACAACATCAATTACGTCCTCCGGGGCCTGGGCGAGGACGTGCTGAGCGTGTATAACCTCCTCCAACGGGGCCTCAGCGGTGCCCTTCGCAGGGACCTCGATGAGCGAAACGAGGCCCTTGTGGCTTTTATGGTCCAGTGGTCCCTGCAGGGACCCGGGGACGTCTGGAATGAGCTGGGGCTGAACGGCAACTACTTGCTGGAGCAGGCCCACCTCGAGGgcctgctggaggtggaggtgtttgGTCTCAATAGGGAAGTGTTGTCTGTGAACCTGAGGACCAACCTGGCAACCGACTGCCTCACTGGACGCGTGTACAAAATgaaaagggaggagagcaaAA cacTGCCACAGCACTGGGATCCCATGGCTGAAAAGGAGGTACTAAAGAAGGTTGAGCTGTCTTCAGGATCACAGGAGTACAAGACTGTGGCTCAGGGCTTTCTGAAAAACGCCGGAAACTTTACCATCCGCAAG ATTGAGCGTGTGCAGAACGTCTTCCTGTGGCAGGCCTATTCTGTGTGTGAGAAGCGAATCAAAGCCAAGAACGGGGAGAGTGCAGTGGGTGAGAAGATGCTGTACCACGGCACCAAGAAGGACAGCTGTGCCCCCATAGAGATGTCGGGATTCAACAGGAGCTATGCTCACA TCACTGCATTCGGAGTGGGCACGTACTTTGCGGTGAAGGCTAGCTACTCAGCCAATGACAGATACTCTCCGCCGCATGACGGCGTGAAGCGCATGTACGTGGCTCGCGTCCTGACCGGCCGCTACACGCTGGGAAACGGCACCATGAAGGTCACCCCGCCTCGCGGCTCCGACCCCACTGACCGCTACGACAGCCTGGTGGACATCCAGCAGACCCCCAGCATGTTTGTCATCTTCCACGACGACCAGGCCTACCCAGAGTACCTCATCACCTTCTCCTGA
- the LOC136967747 gene encoding complement C1q tumor necrosis factor-related protein 3-like, translating to MKRVSNLSHLLLLLLLCVSASLSEDGGGEVSENDITAEQTHPDQAGEVEEHEVETPSRGEEKAGTRQSDLHLQLRQLKDEIEEIKRQIQGEPKVAFSASLGSPQRHLGPYNTETTLVYETTFINIGNAYNPNTGIFVTPVRGVYVFSFSAFHHGTGALTGMSLTRNGHNIVSVYDQKSGSVDDMAFNSATLLLEAGDQVFMRLWANCMLYDDGSNFNTFGGHLIYPM from the exons ATGAAGAGAGTCAGTAACCTGAGTCaccttctgctgctgctgcttctgtgtgtgtctgcctctctgtctgaggacggaggaggagaggtcagtGAGAATGACATCACAGCAGAGCAGACTCACCCAGACCAGGCTGGTGAGGTGGAGGAACACGAGGTGGAGACTCCCAgccggggagaggagaaggctgGGACCAGACAGTCTGACCTCCACCTCCAACTGAGACAACTGAAGGATGAGATcgaagagataaagagacagatcCAAG GTGAGCCAAAGGTGGCATTTTCAGCCTCACTCGGAAGTCCACAAAGACATCTGGGACCATACAACACAGAAACAACACTGGTGTATGAGACAACGTTCATCAACATTGGCAATGCCTACAACCCAAACACAG GCATCTTTGTGACTCCAGTCAGAGGTGTGTACGTCTTTAGTTTCTCAGCTTTCCATCACGGCACTGGAGCTTTAACAGGCATGAGTCTGACTCGTAATGGCCACAATATAGTCTCTGTCTACGATCAGAAGTCAGGAAGCGTTGATGACATGGCGTTCAACAGCGCCACCTTGCTGCTGGAGGCGGGAGACCAGGTCTTCATGCGTCTCTGGGCTAACTGCATGCTCTACGATGATGGAAGCAACTTCAATACCTTCGGTGGGCATCTGATCTATCCCATGTAA